The Armatimonadota bacterium genomic sequence AGGAGTTCGAGGGGTGGTGCCAGCAGCATGGGGACGGGAAGGCGGCGGAGACGTTGGGACGGGACTGGGACCGAATGGTGACGTTTTACCGGTACCCCCAGGAGCACTGGCGGCACCTGCGGACAGTCAACGTGGTGGAATCCCCCTTTGCGGCGCTGCGGCTACGGACGGATGCGGCCAAGCGGTTCAAGAAGGTGGAGCGGGCCACGGCGGTGATCTGGAGGATGCTGATGGTGGCCCAGACGAGGTTCCGGCGGCTGAACGCCCCGGAGCTGCTGGCCAAGGTTTACGTGGGGGTCCGGTACGAGGACGGGATCGAGGCCGCCGGGAAGGAGGTCGCCGCCTGAGTGTTTACACACTTTTGACGGAACCTCACGGAAGGGGGTTGAGCGGGCAAGGGACCGATACTCGGCCTTTGGAGGTGAGGCGGCCTCGCGAGAGCTGGCTCCGTTGGGGTGAGCTGGACGAGGGAATGGTGTTCAGCGTTCGGGACTTTCACAGGCTGGTAAGGCTCCTGGAGGAGCGGCCGGAGCGGAGGGTCGAGTCTCGGGCTTTCTGCTCCGCCAGGAGCTGCTGTGCCTCCCGCGGCTGGTACACCACCTGCCTGCGGAGGTCCCGAAGCTCCGGCAGACCACCGAGGAGCTGGTGGAAGCGCAGAGGGCGAGGGAGCAGCGCCTGGAAGAGGCTGCTGCGGGCCTGACCGGGGCGCAGGGCCATCATGGTGGGGAACCCGGTCGTAGCCGCGGGAAGTAAGTTTTGGAAGCAAACACCCGTTCGCGTTTGAAATCCGGTTGAAACTGGAGCCTGCGTCGGCAAATGGCGTAATTTAGCGGCTTCTGGCCTGCGGGTGGCGGTCTCCAAAGCCGCGCGGTGGCCCTGCCTTCCTCCTTCGTAGCCTCGGGCGAGGCCGCCCGTCGCGTTGACCACGCGATACCACGGCAGCCCGACACCGCCTGCGTGAGCAATCCACCCCACTTCCCGTGCGGCGCCCGGACGCCCCGCCAGGGAGGCCACCTGCCCGTACGTCACGACCCTACCAACGGGCACCGCCGCCACGATGGCCCTCACGCGTTCCGTAAAGACTGCGGATCGGGTGCGCTCGATCCTCATGGTAGATGTGGCGTCGAACGGATTCTACCCCGTGTAGGTCCCTCGCCGCACCTACCATTCCCTTGCCCACTCAGCATGGCACCGGTCTTGCTACCGAACCCGCACACGAAGGCTCCACACTGCGGGTCGACCGCGGGGAGCGGTGATGACCACGGACGAGACCAACCGACAGGTGTTCGTACAGGGCCGAATTCCTTCTCACTGGCTTGTCGAGCAGATGCCGGAGGCCATCTGGGCCACGGACGCTGCGTTGCGGTTCGTGGCAGCGGGAGGGCTGGCCGCGCGCGACTTGGATCTCGATCCGACGCGAGTGGTTGGTGCCACGGTATACGAGTATTTCCAGACGACCGACCCCTCCTATCCCCCCCTCGCGGCGCACCTGCGCGCCCTGCACGGTGAGACCGGCGGCTACCAGTTCGCCCGCGGCGGCCACACGTACCTCGTGCGCACGGCCCCGGTACGCCACGGGATCGGCAGGGTCGTCGGCGTCGTGGCCTGCGCGACCGACGTAACCGATCTGGTGCGCCTTGCGGGCCAGACGCCCGAGCGGACCGTGCTGAGCGAGCTGCCGCTACCGGTAGTACGCGTCGACGCCCAACTGCGCGTGAGGTTTGCGAATCCGCAGGCCCGGTCCGCACTGGGCGCCTCAGTCGCCGAAGATGCCCCGTTCGACGAGGGACCGGCTCCTGCGGTTCTCGTCGAAGCGGCCGGCAGCGCCCTGCGCAGCGGCCAGCCATCGACCGTCGATTGCGAGGGGTACCGCTGGTACGCCGCACCCGCTCCCGGCACCTCCGGCGCTCCCGACGGCGCGATCCTCGTGGGCACTGACCTCGCCCTCACGCCCAGCGCCCCCTGGGGCCCTGGCGATCCACGGTGGTGGCACGAGTGGTCGGAAGCCGTCGGCCTGCTGACGACGCGCCAGACTGTGTCGGAAATCGCCCAGACCCTGGTCGACCGTGCCTGCGCGCTCGCGGGTGCAGACTTGGGAGTCGTACGTCTGTGGGCGATGGAGGACCAGCGGTTGCTGGCCGATGTCGCCGTCGGCGGATGGGAAGGCGCTTGTTGGGATCGTCTGCGGCCCGACCTGCCGCTCCCATGGGGTGAAGCCGTATGGCTGGATGTCGACGGGCCGCATGCTCGCGAGTTGGGGCTTGCCCCCGGCGGTGTCGGCCGCGCCCTTGCCGTGACCGCCGCCGGCGCGCTCGTCCGGGGTATCGTTTGCTTGGCGTGGGAGCAAGGGGATCCCCCATCGGGTGATCAGTACGTCGCCCCTGTGATGAGGCTCGTCGGCCTCGCGCAGGCCGTGGCCTCGCTGCACGTCGGGCTGGATCGGGCGCAGGGCGAGCGGGCCGCTCTGGAGGCCGAGCGCCGCCTACTGGAGAGTTGGGTCGACTCGGACGCATCCGAGCAAGCCGCGGCTGGATGCCTGAACACCCTAGTCTCGTTGCTGCGGGCCACAGGCGGCGCCGTGTACGTACGTGAAGGGGACCTGTGGGTGCGGGCGCATCACATCGGTCCCCGCGAGCCGGCCCGTACCTTTCCCGTGCACGACGGGGCGGCCCTGGGGGCCGTGCTCGAAGGCCGCCCGCGCATGGTCCGGCCTACCGGTGCCGACCCTGCGTTCACCGGGGAAGGGCTGGAAGGGGTTCACGTTGCACTGGCCTCTGAGGGTCTGGAGGCCGTCCTCAGTGTCGAGAGCGCCACGGATCGCGCCTTCTGTGCAGCCGACCTGGACGTGGTCCAGACCGCCGCGCGCCACTTTGGCTGGATCCTAAGCCGGCGCCGGGCCGACCCCACGTCGCAGACGGAGCGGTTTCGGGCGATCGTCGACCGGCACCCACTGGGGATGGCCGTCCTGGACGGCGGGCGCATCGTGCGCTACGTGAACGCGCGCGCCACCGACCTCCTCGGCCTTCCTCTCGACGAAGTCTCAGGACGCCCGCTCGCGGAGTTCGTGCACCCCGCAGACCGCGCCACCGTCGATGCCGCGCTCGTCAGGCTGTATGCGCATCCGGACGCCACGACCGATTGGGCAGCCCGGTTGCTGCGCCCGGATGCCGAGTCCAGGTGGGTCGAGTTCGTCGGCCGCAACCAGATGCTCGACCCCGCCGTGGGAGGTGTCGTGCTCAGCCTGCGCGACGTCTCCGCCGAGCGCCAGACCTGGGAGGACCTGTTGCGGCAAGCCGCCGACCTGGAAGCCGGGCGCGAGCTGGCGGCCAGCCTCCGCCAGACCTACAACCTGCGGGAGGTCTGCGTGCGCGCCACGGAACGCGCCGCCGATCTGATGCGAGCCGACCACTCGGCCCTCGCGCTGTTGGACCCCGAAGGCGAGTCCCTCACGCTGTGCCACGTACAGGGGCCCCTGGAGGCGCTTGCGAATGCGAGTTTTCCCTTGTCGGGTGTCCTCGCGGAGGTGATCGGCAGCGGCCGACCGCGACGGATCGACTGGCCACAGGGCGATCCGATTTTCTCCGAACGCGCCGGGTTCGGCTCCACGCTCATCGTGCCCTTGGGTGGGCCGCCTTCGGCGATCGGAGCGCTGTGCGTCGCGCGCCGGTCTGCGGGCGAGGCGTTCGACGACCTCGACCTGCGGCGCCTGCAGACGTTGGCGGACCCGGTCGCAGACGCCATCGGCCGGGCGCAGGCGGCCGGCAATCTGGAACGCGCGTACATCGACGTGGTGCTCGCGCTGGCCCGCGCCATGGACGCGCACGACGCCCTGGGCTCCGGGCACGGGAGTGCCGTGGCCCATTGGGCCGAGGCCGTCGCCCGTCGGCTGGGCTGCTCCGATCAAGAGAGCCGAGATGTCCGCTGGGCGGCCCTGCTGCACAACGTCGGAAAGGTCGGTGTCCCCGAGGAAATCCTGCGCAAGACCTCCCCCCTGTCCAAGGACGAGGCTGCGCTGCTGCGTCAGTACCCCGTCATCGGTGCCGAGATGCTGCGACCCGCCCCGGGCCTGCGGAGGGTCGCCGAGCTGGTGAGACACCAGCAGGAGCGGTGGGACGGCACCGGGTATCCCGATGGCCTGCGTGGCGAGGAGATACCGTTGGGGTCGAGGATCATCGCTGTCGCCGATGCCTACAACGCGATGACCGAACACCGGCGATACAAGGTGGCTCGAGGCCACGCCGAGGCCGCCTCCGAGCTCAGGCGGGGCGCCGGAGCACAGTTCGATCCGAACGTGGTGAAGGTGTTCTTGGACCTTTTGGCAGAGTCACGGGCGGTGTAAAGCCCCGGCGCGAGTCCAGCGCGGCCCTCTCCCCAGGCCGCCCAGGCCTTCAGGCTCGTCCGCCCACGGAACGATCGACTCGAAAGCACCGTCGCTTCCTGACGTCTGCCGCACCCACCGGTACAATAAGCACCGACACCGTGCACGGGAGTCGGAGATGGCGCAGGGTCCGAGTTGGGCCGGGCGGCGGATGCCACGGATCGAGGATCCGAAGCTGATCCGCGGCCAGGGGGCGTTCCTCGACGATCTCGCCCTGCCGGGTGCGCTGCATCTGGTCGTGGTGCGCAGTCCGCACGCCCACGCGCGCGTGCTCGGTGTCGATCCCGCGAAGGCCACCCAGCAGCCGGGTGTGGTTGCGGTGCTCACCGCTGCCGATCTGGACATCGACGCCGTTCCGGCCGAAGTGCCACGGGGAGCGAACCCCGCGTTGCACCCTCCGCTGGCCCGTGACGTGGTTCGCTACGTAGGACAGCCCGTCGCCGCAGTGCTCGCGGCAAGCCGCCCCGCGGCAGAAGACGCCACCAACGCCGTCGAAGTCGCCTACGAGCCCCTCGACGCCCTCGTGGATCCGCTGGAGGCAGTCGAAGACCGCTCGCTTGTGCATCCGGACCTGGCCACGAATGTCGCCTATCGCAGGCGCATCCGCGCTGGAGACCCCGATGCGGCGTTCGCGCGCCCGCACCGGGTGATCCGGCAGCGCATCCGAAGCCAGAGGGTCGCCGGCATCCCCATGGAGACCCGGGGCACCGCCGCGGCGTGGGACGGCAGTCGCGGCACCCTCACGGTGTGGTCTTCCACCCAGGTACCGCACGACCTGCGCGACACGCTCGCGGAGGTGCTCGATCTCCCGACCACCCGGGTGCGGGTCATCGCCCCGGACGTCGGAGGTGGCTTCGGGGTCAAGCTCAACGTCTACCCCGAAGACGTGCTGGTGGCCGCGCTCGCCCAGCGGTTCGGGCGACCCGTGAAGTGGGTGGAGACGAGGCGCGAGAGCCTGGTGGCGACCGCACACGGACGCGACCAGGTCTGCGACCTCGAAGTCGCCTGCGATCGACGCGGCAAGGTGCTGGCGTTGCGTGCCCGCATCGTCGCCGACGTCGGTGCCTACCTGTTGACCACCACCGCCGAGGTCCCCACGCTGACGCTGCGGATGCTCCAGGGTCCATACTCGATCCGCAACATCGACGCTGAGGTCGTCGAGGTCTATACGCACAAGACACCGACGGGTGCCTATCGCGGCGCGGGAAGACCGGAGGCCACGTACTACCTGGAGCGCGCGATGGATTTGGTGGCGGCCGAACTCGGCTTCGATCCTGCGGAGGTCCGCGGGCGCAATCTGCTGCCCAAGAGCGCCTTTCCCTACCGCGCCGCGACCCGCCTGCGCTACGACAGCGGCGACTACCGACGAGCGCTCGACATGCTGCTCGAGCGCGCCGACTACGCTCGGCTACGCGAAGAACAACGACGCGCGCGTCAGGCCGGGCGCTACGTCGGCATCGGGTTGTCGACCTATGTGGAAGTGTGCGCGTTCGGATGGGAACGCGCCACGGTGAGGGTGGGGCCCGACGGCAGCGCCGTCGTCTACACCGGCACCTCCCCCCACGGGCAGGGAGCGGCCAGCGCCTTCGCGCAGATCGTCGCCGACCGCCTCGGCATCCCGCCCGACCGCGTGCAGATCGTGCACGGCGACACGCTGGCGGTCCCGACGGGAATGGGAACGGGGGGCAGCCGCACGCTCGTCGTCGGCGGGTCGGCCATCCTCCGCGCGGCCGACAGGGTCCGCAAGAAGATGCTGCGCATCGCCGCGCACGTGCTGGAAGCCTCCGTGCGGGACCTGGAGGTCCGCGACGGGGCGATCGCGGTGCGGGGGGTGCCCGACCGCGTGCTCTCCGTAGCCGAGGTCGCCGAGTTGGCGCACAGCACCCGCAGGTGGTTCCCAGGGTCGGAACCGGGTCTGGAGGAGAGCGCGACGTTCTCGATCGGCGACTCGACGTTTCCGTTCGGCGCACACCTGTGTGTCGTCGAAGTCGACCCCGGCACGGGCCAGGTGGGCGTACTGCGCTACGTGAGCGTCGACGACTGCGGCGTGGTCATGAATCCGCTGCTCGTAGAAGGACAGATCCACGGTGGTATCGTCCAGGCCATGGGCCAGGCCCTGTTCGAGGAGGTCGCCTACGATGCGGGCGGGCAGCCGCTGCAGCTGACCCTCGCGGAGTATCCGGTTCCGCGGGCCGCCCACGTCCCGCCCATAGAGACGCATCGCACCGTCACACCTTCCCCGACCAATCCCCTGGGCGCCAAGGGTGTGGGCGAAGCGGGGACGATCGGTGGCACCCCGGCGTTCGTCAACGCGGTCGTCGACGCGCTGGCACCTTTTGGCATCCGCCACCTGGACATGCCCCTGCGCCCGGAACGGATATGGCGTGCCCTCCGGCAGACGCAGTGAGGTCGGTGCCCGTGCCGGAGCGTCGGCCGACTATAACCGGTAGGCCTTCACCGCAGCCGGCGGGAACTCCGCCCGGTCGATCGCTGCTGTGAGGTTTCGGAGGGTCGTCCGTGCCTGGATCACCTGTACTCGGCTCAGGTGTCCCTTGCGGATCGCTTCTTCGAACTCGTCCTCGTCCAAGACCGAATAGGTTCCGTCCGGCGCCACCCAGATGTCGAGGAACAGATCGACCAGCGGCTCCAGGGTCTTCGGGTCCGCTCCTCGCCACCGCACCGGCTTGAGGACGTCGACGTAGTACCCCATCCAGCTTCCATCCGGACGGTAGACGCGGCCGACGTCGTAGGGCCGCCCTTTGAACAGGAACCACACCGCCCAGTACCCGGTGTCCAAGACCACCTCCCCGAGGTGTCGCAGCGGCCTGGAGGGCGACAACGCGTGAGCGAGGACGATCTTCTTTTCGCTCGCCTCGAGGAGTTCCGACTCGATGCGCAGGCGGTGCGACGGCGGTCGGACGAACTCGAAGGCGAGCCGGCCGATGACGCGTTCTGGGGGGATCATGGGTGGTGACTGGTTCCCCGCCCCCGAACCGGCAACCACGACTTGCCGGGGACCCCGGACCGGAGGTCGGCGGTTTCCGGGCAAGTCACGCGACCCGCCCTCGATACGATTCCTTGGCCAAGCGACTGGTCGGGCCGGGCGGACTTGAACCGCCGACCTCCTGAACCCCATTCAGGCGCGCTACCAGGCTGCGCTACGGCCCGACCGGACGGCCGCATTATAACACGCGCCCCACGCGCGCCGGCCACACGACGAGCGCGCGCGATCGGAATGCGCCACCTCAGATCGTGTCGGAGATGCCGATCCGCTGGGCGAGGGCCAAGGGGTTCCGCCAAAAGGCCTCGCGCCGCCGACCGCCAGCCAGCAACTCGAGCAAGACCGCTGTCAGGGCCTCGTTGACCGGCGCCGCCATCCCCACCTCGCGGGCGATGCGCGATACGGCGCCGTTGAGATAGACGACCTCCGACTCCCGCGCCGTCTGGTGCACGTCGTACCACAACGACGGCATCTTGCTGCCGCGGCCGGCGCCGGCCCTCGGTGCGAGCAGCGCGCGGGCCAACGGCGACGGCATGGCGATGACGGACGGGAGCAGCCGCGTTGGATAGGCGGGCAGGTTGACGACCCGCGCGCCCACCGTGCGCATCACGGAGAGCGCCTCCCGCAGCATCCGACGCTCGATCGCAAACGCCACCGGGTCCCGGTAGATCTCCGCTGCAGACATGTCGAGGATGGCGGAGGTGGCGTTTGCGACGAGGTTCAGCAAGAGTTTCGACCACTTCAGGTCCACCCCACGCCGGTAGGCGCGCGTCCGCAGACCCGAGGCGGCCAGCATCCGGGCGATGTCGCCCACCTCCGCGCCCTGCCAGGGCGCCACCCCGATGCCCCCCCGATTATGGCGGACGACCCGTCCGGGTGAGACAAGCGATGCGCCGATGGTGGCGGCGCCCGCGACCACCCGGCCAGCGCCCAGACGGCCCGCCAGCGTCTGCTCGTGACCGACGCCGTTCTGCATCGCCACCACCCGCACCGAATCCCCGACGCCATCGGCCAGGTCGGCAGCCGCCGCCTCCGTCTGATACCCCCTGACGGTCAGGAAGACGACATCGGGGGCGTAGGGGACGTCCGACAGCCGTGTGACCGGCAACGGCCGGGATCGGATTCCGCCGTAGGGGCCGACGAGCTCAAGCCCGTCCTGCCGTATCGCGTCCGCGTGCTCCCGACGGCACATGAGGGTCACGCGGTGGCCGGACGCGGCCATGTACCCGCCGATGAGCGACCCGAGTGCGCCCGCACCGTACACGAGGACGTTCATCGTGCGCCGGCTCCCCCACACCCGAGGATGGGGCCTCGCTCACTGCGCGCGGTCACCGATGCGGAGTTCGCTGCCCTCGATCAGCCGCCGGATGTTCGACCGATGGCGGTACAGGGCCAACGCCGCGGCGATTGCGCCGAAGACGACGTAGGGCACCGGTTTCCGCAGCACCAGCATCGCAACCGGCACGGACAGCATCGCGAGTATTGAACCGACCGACGCGAAGCGCGTGACGGCGACCGCCGCCACCCAGACGGCCACGGCCACCGCCCCCACACCGGCCGACAGCGCCAGCACGACGCCGAAACTCGTCGCGATCCCTTTGCCCCCGGCAAAGCGCAGGAAGACCGACCAGTTGTGGCCTACGATCGCGGCGAGCCCGGCGGCCACGGCCCACCCGGCGTCGAGGTCGGCACGCTGCGCGACCCACACAGGAACGGCCCCCTTGAGCCCGTCCGCCACCAGCACCAACGCCCCCAGCAGCGGCCCCGCCACCCGGTACACGTTCACCGTCCCAATGTTGCCGCTGCCGTGCTGGCGGATGTCGACGCCGAGGAAGGCCCGCACCGCCACCAGCCCAGTCGGAAGCGAGCCACAGACGTAACCGAGAGCGACGGCCAGGACGCCGACCATCGGGGCCACCGATTCCTCAGGCTCTGGAACCCGCCCTGCGAGCGCGCACGAACAGGCGCAGCGGCGTTCCCTCGAAGTCGAACGCCTGCCGCAGCCTGCCCTCCAAGTAACGCACGTACGCCGGGTCTGCGATCTCGGGGTGGTTGACGAACAGGACCATCGTCGGCGGGCGCGGCGCCACCTGCGTCGCGTAGTAGATCTTCAACCGCCTCCCGCGGCGGTCGGCCGGCGGCGCCACGGCGGCTTCTGCTTCCTCGATCGCCCGGTTCAACGGCCCGGTGGCGATCCGGCGGGCATGCGCGGCGTCCGCGCGCTCGACGGCGTCGAGGATCCTTGCGACGTTGCGTCCGGTTTTGGCGGACACGAAGACCACCGGAGCGAACCGGACGTGCCTCAGCTCGTGGTGCAGCCGCCTGGCATGTTCGGCCGCGTCGGCCCCGCGCATGAGGTCCCACTTGTTCGCGGCGATGACCATCGCCCGACCGGCTTCCGCCGCGTAGCGCGCGATCTGTTGATCCTGGTCTGTCACCCGCTGCGAAGCGTCGACGACCAGCACCACGACGTTGGCCCCGGCGATGGCCCGGCGGGCGCGGCTCACGCCGTAGACCTCCACCCGCTCGTGCACGCGGGACCTCCGCCGCATCCCGGCCGTGTCCACCAGGACGAACGTCCGTCCCCCCCGGCGGAGCACGGTGTCGACCGCGTCGCGCGTGGTGCCCGGACGGTCGTCGACGATCACCCTCTCCGTGCCCACCAGCGCGTTGACGAGCGACGACTTCCCCACATTGGGACGGCCGACGAACGCAACCCGTACCGCTTCCTCCGTGTCGGCCGCCTCCCCCGGAGCGGCCTGGCCGTCGGGAAGCCGCCGCACCACCTCGTCCAGCAGTTCCGCCACCCCGATCCCGTGGTGGGCGGATACCGCGATCGGCTCGCCCAGCCCCAGCCGATGGAACTCAGCCGCCGCCTCGGCCAGGCGGGGGTTGTCGGCCTTGTTGGCGACCAGCAGCACGGGCACGCGTGCCCGGCGCAGGACTTGCGCCACCTCGGCGTCGTCCGGCACCATGCCGGTCTGGACGTCGGTGACGAGGAGGACGACGTCGGCTTCGCGCACCGCGATCTCAGCCTGGCGCCGCACCTGCTCGACGATCGGGTCCTGCGCGTCGACCACGATGCCGCCGGTGTCCGTCACGACGAACCGACGGCCGTCCCAGTCCGCCTCCGCGTAGAGGCGGTCGCGGGTGATCCCCGGGGTGTCCTCCACGATCGCTAGGCGGCGGCCGACGATGCGGTTGAACAGGGCCGACTTCCCCACGTTCGGCCGGCCTACGATCGCGACCACGGGCAGCGGACGCATGGCATCGCAACCAGGCGGATGCGAGACGGCGAATCGAGAGCGTCACGCGCCCAACGAGAGGCGGATTTCGTCCAGCCGCAGCAGGACCTTCTCGATGATCCAGTCAGGCGTGGACGCGCCGGACATGACGCCCACGGTGCTGTCGGCAGCGAACCAGTCCGGACGGATCTCGTCGGGCGTTTCGATGTGGTACGTGGGCAGTGCACGGGCGCGTCCGATCTCCGCGAGCCTCGTGGTGTTCGCGCTGTGATGCCCGCCGACGACCAGCAGCACGTCCACCTCTTCGACCATCCGCTTGGCCTCCTCCTGCCGCACGGTGATCGCCGGACACAGTGTGTTGATGACCTTGGTTTCCTTCACCCGCAGGACGATCTCTCCGACGATGCGCCGGAAGTTTTCCATGGACTGTGTCGTCTGGGAGATCACGCCCACCCTGCCCCGCAGCCGCAGGGCCGACGCCTCCTCCGGCGTGTGGACGATCGCCACGCGATCCCCCAGTTTCTCCTTGAGCGTCACCATCTCCGGATGCCCATGGTCTCCGATGGCGACCAGGAAGTACCCTTCCTCGACGAGGCGGTCAGCCAGCGCATGCGCCCGTGTCACCACAGGGCACGTGGCGTCGACGACCTCCATTCCCCGTTCGCGCACCGCGTCCAGCACCCGCTGCTCGACACCGTAGGCGGAAACAACGAACGCCTCGCCCGCGAGGTCGTCCACGGCTTCGGCCACACGCACACCCGCCTCCTGCAGGCGGCCGACCACCTGCGGGTTGTGGATCAGCGGCCCCCACGTGAACACCGGCCCGGAGTGAGCCTGTGCAGTCTGACGGGCCATCTCCACGGCACGCTTGACGCCCCCGCAGAATCCCATGTGCTTGGCGACGACGATCTTCATGAGCAACCCAACGACGCCGGCTCCACCCAAGGATAGCACACCGTCGGCCGGCTACCCCTTGGTGCTCGCCGCCTTCTCGTGCACCGGTGGTTCGACGCCCAGCAACTCGGCGATGGCCCGCATGATGCGGTCGCTCACCTCCCGGATCGCATCTTCCTGTGGGATGTCGTCGAGGTGGATCGGTGGTCCGATGCGCACGCGAATCCTGCGCAGTCTCGGCATTCTTGCGCCCTTGGGCAGCACGTCCAGCGTCCCGAGGATGCCGACCGGCAGGATCGGTACGCGCGCCCGCAGCGCCAGGAAGGCTGCCCCGGGTTCGGCCGGCAGGAGGTAGCCGCGCGGATTGCGCGTGCCCTCCGGGAACATCCCGAGCACTCCGCCGCGACGGACGATCTCCAACGCGGCCCGGATCGC encodes the following:
- a CDS encoding lysophospholipid acyltransferase family protein — protein: MYWISKFFFTLILRALFGMRVTGREHEPRRGPFIVVSNHWSAFDPPVLGCALRNKVHFMAKEELFRIPVLRSWMRAVGTFPVRRGEPDRAAIRAALEIVRRGGVLGMFPEGTRNPRGYLLPAEPGAAFLALRARVPILPVGILGTLDVLPKGARMPRLRRIRVRIGPPIHLDDIPQEDAIREVSDRIMRAIAELLGVEPPVHEKAASTKG